A portion of the Bacillus sp. es.034 genome contains these proteins:
- a CDS encoding PTS sugar transporter subunit IIB yields the protein MKKVLVVCGNGLGSSMIVEMNVKAALKDMGKEADVSHTDLTTAKTEQADLFLGSEDIVESLEDGRKNVVKLRNLMDKNELRAALEQNI from the coding sequence ATGAAAAAAGTATTAGTGGTATGTGGAAACGGATTAGGAAGCAGCATGATCGTAGAAATGAACGTAAAGGCAGCACTGAAGGATATGGGAAAAGAAGCAGACGTATCCCACACGGATCTGACAACAGCAAAAACGGAACAAGCAGACCTTTTCCTGGGCTCTGAAGATATCGTCGAAAGCCTGGAAGACGGCCGCAAGAATGTTGTGAAGTTAAGAAACCTGATGGATAAGAACGAACTTCGCGCAGCATTGGAACAAAATATCTAG